In one Pelagibaculum spongiae genomic region, the following are encoded:
- the secB gene encoding protein-export chaperone SecB: protein MAEEVQAEFNIQRIYLKDMSFEAPRSPSSFAPEDWKPEINLDLNTKSRKVSDKVHEVILHLTVTVKVGEETAFLVEVQQAGEFGIDNVPEEQLSHMLGAFCPNIIFPYARETISDVVTRGGFPQLLLAPVNFDALYMQHMQRQQEQAEAATKN, encoded by the coding sequence ATGGCTGAAGAAGTACAAGCAGAATTCAACATCCAGCGCATCTACTTAAAAGACATGTCTTTTGAAGCGCCTCGTTCACCATCCAGCTTTGCTCCTGAAGATTGGAAGCCAGAAATCAATCTGGACCTGAACACCAAAAGCCGCAAGGTAAGTGACAAGGTACATGAAGTCATTCTGCACCTGACGGTTACGGTTAAAGTTGGTGAAGAAACTGCATTCTTGGTTGAAGTTCAGCAAGCTGGCGAATTTGGTATCGACAACGTGCCTGAAGAACAACTGAGTCACATGCTGGGTGCATTCTGCCCTAACATCATCTTCCCTTACGCTCGTGAAACCATCTCTGATGTTGTTACTCGTGGCGGCTTCCCTCAATTGTTGCTGGCTCCAGTAAACTTTGACGCGTTATACATGCAGCACATGCAGCGTCAGCAGGAACAAGCTGAAGCAGCGACCAAAAACTAA
- a CDS encoding rhodanese-like domain-containing protein, giving the protein MDLDLNQIIEFASSNALMVTAWVTLGILLIGTYAMGALNGVKRVDVHQLVSLVNSEDAQVIDIREAAEFKKGSIVGSKNQPRSQLTKDMTLLNQYKGKSLVLVCDLGQHASSIGGKLKKAGFEDLHILKGGINAWQQAKLPLKRSK; this is encoded by the coding sequence ATGGATCTGGATCTGAACCAAATTATTGAATTTGCATCAAGCAACGCCTTGATGGTTACTGCCTGGGTTACCCTAGGTATTTTGTTAATCGGCACCTATGCAATGGGCGCTTTGAATGGCGTGAAACGAGTCGACGTACATCAGCTGGTTTCACTGGTAAACAGTGAAGATGCGCAAGTTATCGATATTCGTGAAGCAGCCGAGTTCAAAAAAGGCTCGATTGTTGGTTCCAAAAATCAGCCTCGTAGCCAACTAACCAAAGATATGACGCTACTGAATCAATACAAGGGCAAGTCACTTGTTCTGGTATGTGACCTCGGGCAACATGCTTCATCAATCGGCGGCAAGCTGAAAAAAGCAGGCTTTGAAGATCTTCATATCCTCAAAGGCGGTATTAATGCTTGGCAGCAAGCTAAATTGCCATTGAAGCGAAGCAAATAA
- a CDS encoding SulP family inorganic anion transporter: protein MGSTTKLSRFSNGDFSKLIGDLFGGLTAAIVALPLALAFGVSSGLGAVAGLYGAIGVGFFAAIFGGTKTQISGPTGPMTVVMVTILAELNHYASESSLVLAFTVIMLAGVFQILFGSFKLGRYLTQMPFPVISGFMSGIGLIIIVLQLGILVGHSGASNVIQALQLLPQQLGQINLTEAGLSALCLGLLLLWPKKFNRWLPSPLLVLIVSLLLSNQLLSGELALLGEVPSGLPSLHWPVFDATLLAVMIKSALLLAVLGSLDSLLTSLVADNMTRTQHNSNKELIGQGIGNIAAGFLGGLPGAGATMRTVVNIRAGGNSRISGILHSLILLAIALGAGGLTEQIPQAALAAILVKVGIDIIDWNYLKRLHHSPLSSVGLMLIVMLLTVLVDLITAVAVGVFIANIGSLDRLSRHQSKNLVITSGKQPPKNLSADLQQQLNQLGEQVVLLQLNSPITFGVAKDVSQRLNQYQNYQLLIIDLQATQYIGLTTSMMLEDICQEALRQGKQVKICGAQKQPKEILHKLRLHKLIGESNYLDNLQLAIEQHVK from the coding sequence ATGGGCAGCACAACTAAGTTATCGCGTTTTTCCAACGGCGATTTTTCAAAATTGATTGGCGACCTTTTTGGTGGTCTGACCGCAGCTATAGTAGCACTTCCTCTCGCGCTGGCTTTTGGCGTTAGCTCGGGACTCGGTGCGGTAGCCGGTTTATATGGTGCAATTGGCGTTGGTTTTTTTGCTGCGATTTTTGGTGGCACCAAAACTCAAATTTCTGGTCCGACCGGCCCGATGACCGTTGTAATGGTCACTATCCTGGCGGAGCTGAATCATTACGCTAGTGAGAGCTCACTAGTATTAGCTTTTACTGTGATCATGCTAGCCGGTGTTTTTCAGATTCTTTTTGGCAGCTTCAAACTTGGTCGTTATTTAACCCAAATGCCCTTTCCGGTGATTTCTGGTTTTATGTCTGGCATCGGCTTGATCATTATTGTGTTGCAACTGGGCATCTTAGTTGGTCATAGCGGCGCATCCAATGTGATTCAAGCGTTACAGTTGCTGCCTCAGCAACTGGGCCAAATAAACCTTACCGAAGCGGGCTTATCCGCTTTGTGTCTTGGCTTACTATTGTTATGGCCGAAAAAATTCAATCGCTGGTTACCCTCTCCTTTATTAGTACTGATTGTCAGCTTGCTGCTGAGTAATCAATTGCTGTCTGGCGAACTCGCTTTACTTGGCGAAGTACCCAGCGGACTGCCGTCTCTGCATTGGCCAGTGTTTGATGCCACTTTATTAGCAGTGATGATCAAATCAGCATTATTACTGGCGGTACTGGGCAGCTTGGATTCTCTGCTGACTTCCTTAGTCGCCGACAACATGACCCGCACTCAGCACAATTCCAATAAAGAGCTGATTGGCCAAGGCATAGGCAATATTGCGGCAGGTTTTTTAGGTGGATTACCCGGTGCCGGCGCAACCATGCGTACCGTGGTTAATATTCGTGCCGGCGGCAACAGTCGCATTTCCGGCATACTCCACTCACTCATATTACTGGCGATTGCACTCGGCGCTGGCGGCCTGACCGAGCAAATACCCCAAGCAGCGCTTGCCGCGATTCTGGTTAAGGTCGGTATCGACATTATTGATTGGAATTATTTAAAGCGATTACATCACTCGCCGCTGTCTTCAGTGGGTTTGATGCTGATAGTGATGCTGCTAACAGTATTGGTAGATTTAATTACCGCAGTTGCTGTTGGTGTATTTATTGCCAATATCGGTAGCCTCGATCGGTTAAGCCGCCACCAAAGTAAAAATCTGGTGATTACCAGCGGCAAACAACCGCCTAAAAATTTATCTGCCGACTTACAGCAACAATTAAATCAGCTGGGTGAACAGGTGGTATTGCTGCAACTAAATAGTCCGATCACTTTTGGTGTTGCTAAAGATGTCAGCCAACGATTAAACCAATACCAAAATTACCAGTTATTAATTATCGACTTACAAGCCACCCAATATATTGGATTAACCACGTCGATGATGCTGGAAGATATCTGCCAGGAAGCACTTCGCCAAGGAAAGCAGGTGAAGATTTGTGGTGCACAAAAACAACCAAAAGAAATATTACACAAACTAAGACTGCATAAATTAATTGGTGAGAGTAATTATCTAGATAATTTGCAGCTAGCGATTGAGCAGCATGTAAAATAA
- a CDS encoding NAD(P)H-dependent glycerol-3-phosphate dehydrogenase codes for MTRQAIPVLGAGSFGTSLACVLARNGYPVKLWGRNAQRMEQIQQTGRNDDFLPEIELPDGIEALSDLAKAVTGARDILVAVPSHSFRSLLKQLRPHLPQDPKQSIRLIWATKGLDGETGKLLDQVVKEELGDCECAVLSGPTFAAEIAVGLPTAIVVAANNEDYANKVIEYFHSSSFRLYRNDDMTGVQIGGSVKNVLAIATGICDGLNYGANARTALITRGLAEMTRLGMALGAHRDTFDGLAGIGDLMLTCTDNQSRNRRFGLALGQGVPADIAEAQIGQVVEGAKNAAEVKLIADQLGVEMPITEQVFQVLHQGADPKDCVAKLLARSPKVE; via the coding sequence ATGACTAGACAGGCGATTCCGGTACTGGGTGCCGGTTCATTTGGAACCTCACTAGCATGCGTGCTGGCGAGAAACGGCTATCCAGTAAAGCTATGGGGCAGAAACGCCCAGCGGATGGAGCAAATTCAGCAAACTGGTCGTAACGACGATTTCTTGCCTGAAATTGAATTGCCCGACGGAATCGAAGCCCTGTCTGATCTAGCGAAGGCAGTCACAGGTGCCAGAGATATTCTGGTAGCTGTGCCTTCGCATAGTTTTAGAAGCTTGTTAAAACAGCTTCGCCCCCATTTACCACAAGATCCTAAGCAATCGATTCGCTTAATCTGGGCCACTAAAGGCCTTGACGGTGAAACCGGTAAATTGCTTGACCAAGTGGTGAAGGAAGAATTAGGCGATTGCGAATGTGCAGTACTTTCCGGCCCAACCTTCGCAGCAGAAATTGCCGTTGGCCTGCCAACCGCCATTGTTGTAGCAGCCAATAATGAAGATTATGCCAATAAGGTCATCGAGTATTTTCACAGCTCAAGCTTCCGTCTTTATCGCAATGACGATATGACCGGCGTTCAAATTGGCGGCTCGGTTAAAAACGTTTTAGCCATTGCCACCGGTATTTGTGACGGTCTGAATTACGGTGCCAATGCTCGAACTGCGTTAATTACTCGCGGCTTGGCAGAAATGACTCGGCTCGGCATGGCATTAGGTGCTCACCGGGATACCTTCGATGGCCTAGCCGGTATCGGCGATTTAATGCTGACTTGTACCGACAACCAATCACGCAACCGTCGTTTTGGTTTAGCACTGGGGCAAGGCGTGCCTGCTGATATTGCTGAAGCACAAATTGGTCAGGTAGTTGAAGGGGCAAAGAACGCCGCTGAAGTGAAGTTAATCGCTGATCAGTTAGGTGTCGAAATGCCCATCACTGAGCAGGTGTTTCAAGTATTACACCAAGGTGCCGATCCTAAAGACTGTGTTGCCAAATTGCTGGCTCGCTCACCAAAAGTCGAATAA
- the gpmM gene encoding 2,3-bisphosphoglycerate-independent phosphoglycerate mutase, which yields MTASSAKKPLALIILDGWGHRVATDFNAIHTAKTPNFDKLWDECPSTLISASGMDVGLPDGQMGNSEVGHLNLGAGRVVYQELTRVTKSVADGDFFENEALTTAVDKAIANNGAVHLMGLMSQGGVHSHEDHIFAMMRLAAERGAKKVFLHAFLDGRDTPPRSAKPSLEKADAVFAELFADREGEGRVASVIGRYFAMDRDQRWERVEVAYDLITQAKSEFAATSAVEALEAGYARDENDEFIAATAIQAQGQSVAELNDGDALIFMNFRADRARQITRSFVNADFDGFPRAKQPALSDFVMLTQYAADIKTSCAFPANSLSNVLGEYLQSQGKTQLRIAETEKYAHVTFFFSGGREDEFEGETRILIPSPKVATYDLQPEMNAPLLTEKLQHALTCGEYDAIICNYANSDMVGHTGSFEAAVQAIEALDDCIGKVVATVREAGAECLITADHGNSEKMRDEQTGQAHTAHTSEPVPFIYVGRDAQAVEGGMLSDVAPTMLALMGLDQPAEMTGKPLMLVK from the coding sequence ATGACTGCATCATCTGCTAAAAAGCCATTGGCGTTAATTATCCTCGACGGTTGGGGACATCGCGTGGCGACTGATTTTAATGCGATTCACACGGCAAAAACGCCTAATTTCGATAAGCTATGGGATGAGTGCCCAAGCACCCTGATTTCTGCATCCGGAATGGATGTAGGTTTACCTGACGGCCAAATGGGTAACTCAGAAGTGGGCCATTTGAACCTTGGTGCTGGTCGAGTGGTTTATCAGGAACTGACTCGAGTCACCAAGTCGGTTGCCGATGGTGATTTCTTCGAAAATGAAGCATTAACGACAGCGGTTGATAAAGCGATTGCCAATAATGGCGCAGTTCATTTGATGGGTTTGATGTCGCAAGGCGGCGTTCATAGTCATGAAGATCATATCTTTGCCATGATGCGTTTGGCAGCAGAACGCGGTGCCAAAAAAGTTTTCCTGCACGCATTCCTTGATGGCCGCGATACGCCACCGCGCAGTGCCAAACCTTCGCTGGAAAAAGCCGATGCGGTATTTGCTGAGCTTTTTGCTGATCGGGAAGGTGAGGGCCGAGTTGCATCGGTTATCGGTCGTTATTTTGCAATGGACCGTGATCAGCGTTGGGAACGAGTAGAAGTTGCTTACGATCTGATCACCCAAGCGAAAAGTGAGTTTGCTGCAACATCTGCGGTTGAAGCGTTGGAAGCAGGTTACGCCCGTGATGAAAATGATGAGTTTATAGCGGCTACGGCTATTCAAGCTCAAGGGCAATCCGTCGCCGAGTTAAATGATGGCGATGCGCTGATCTTTATGAACTTCCGTGCTGACCGTGCTCGTCAAATTACCCGCAGTTTTGTCAACGCTGACTTTGATGGTTTCCCACGTGCCAAGCAGCCAGCATTAAGCGACTTTGTGATGCTGACGCAATATGCAGCCGACATTAAAACCAGCTGTGCTTTCCCGGCCAATTCGCTGAGTAACGTATTGGGTGAATACCTGCAAAGCCAAGGTAAAACCCAGCTGCGAATTGCTGAAACTGAAAAGTATGCGCATGTGACTTTCTTTTTCAGTGGTGGTCGTGAAGATGAATTTGAAGGTGAAACTCGAATTTTGATTCCTTCTCCGAAGGTTGCTACCTACGATCTACAGCCAGAAATGAATGCACCTCTGCTGACAGAAAAGCTGCAACATGCATTAACTTGCGGCGAATATGACGCGATCATCTGCAATTATGCGAATTCAGATATGGTTGGTCACACAGGTTCATTTGAAGCTGCCGTGCAAGCAATCGAAGCATTAGATGACTGTATCGGTAAAGTGGTCGCAACCGTTCGTGAAGCCGGTGCTGAATGTTTGATCACTGCTGACCACGGTAACTCTGAAAAGATGCGTGATGAGCAAACCGGCCAAGCGCACACCGCACACACTTCTGAGCCTGTACCCTTCATTTATGTAGGTCGTGATGCCCAAGCTGTTGAAGGCGGCATGCTATCAGACGTAGCGCCAACCATGTTGGCGTTAATGGGTTTAGATCAGCCAGCAGAAATGACTGGAAAGCCGTTGATGTTGGTTAAATAA
- the grxC gene encoding glutaredoxin 3 produces MAQAKVEVYLTQTCPYCMMAKQLLSDKGVDFQTIDVTGNPELRATMTRLANGGTTVPQVFINDRPCGGFTDIYALEQSGQLDQLLESESEV; encoded by the coding sequence ATGGCTCAAGCAAAGGTCGAGGTCTATCTGACCCAAACCTGCCCTTACTGCATGATGGCGAAGCAGCTGTTATCCGATAAGGGCGTCGATTTTCAAACCATCGACGTAACCGGTAACCCCGAATTGCGGGCAACAATGACCCGACTAGCCAATGGCGGCACTACGGTACCGCAAGTTTTTATTAATGACCGCCCCTGTGGCGGATTTACTGACATTTATGCACTTGAACAATCTGGTCAACTAGATCAACTGCTCGAGTCAGAATCAGAAGTCTAA